The Streptococcus pantholopis genome has a segment encoding these proteins:
- the pyrF gene encoding orotidine-5'-phosphate decarboxylase has protein sequence MRESRPIIALDFPSLSDVKSFLARFPKKEQLYVKIGMELYYAVGPEVVRYVKGLGHSVFLDLKLHDIPNTVQSAMKVLAELEVDMTNVHAAGGVEMMKAAREGLGEGPRLIAVTQLTSTSEKQMQHFQNIQTSLEESVVHYAKKTAEAGLDGVVCSAQEVKLIKGAIASDFICLTPGIRPAGSAAGDQKRVMTPKDARQIGSDYIVVGRPITQADNPAEAYRTIFEQWQG, from the coding sequence ATGCGTGAAAGCCGTCCAATCATTGCTCTTGATTTTCCATCACTAAGTGATGTGAAATCTTTTCTTGCCCGATTTCCTAAAAAAGAACAGCTCTATGTTAAAATCGGTATGGAGCTCTATTATGCAGTAGGTCCGGAAGTTGTTCGCTATGTTAAAGGGCTGGGGCACTCTGTTTTTTTAGACCTAAAACTTCATGATATCCCAAATACAGTTCAGTCTGCTATGAAAGTGTTAGCAGAGCTGGAAGTAGATATGACTAACGTTCATGCGGCAGGCGGCGTTGAGATGATGAAGGCAGCACGTGAAGGGCTGGGGGAAGGACCTCGGTTAATAGCTGTAACTCAGCTGACCTCAACGTCTGAAAAGCAGATGCAGCATTTTCAAAATATCCAAACGAGTTTAGAGGAGTCTGTGGTCCATTATGCTAAGAAAACAGCTGAAGCTGGGCTTGACGGAGTTGTATGTTCTGCGCAGGAAGTGAAGCTAATCAAAGGAGCAATCGCAAGTGACTTTATTTGCCTGACACCTGGGATTCGCCCCGCAGGCAGTGCTGCAGGCGATCAAAAGCGGGTGATGACACCAAAGGACGCTAGGCAGATTGGTTCTGATTATATTGTGGTAGGACGTCCTATCACACAGGCAGATAATCCGGCTGAAGCCTACCGGACTATCTTTGAGCAGTGGCAGGGGTAA
- a CDS encoding DUF3021 family protein, which yields MNLKEKCIKQAFIRGIIPLIIMGTITYFLAQEDNQQAFWSMVAVTIISTAVSAASAIYDYDVWTVKKKIIVHTLLMLATVYPALLISGWYDISKPSGYIFALLSFALWGVVLCSLGYFISKYILKNIPEETKEKQQ from the coding sequence ATGAATTTAAAAGAAAAATGTATTAAACAGGCTTTTATTAGGGGTATTATTCCTTTAATTATTATGGGAACGATAACCTATTTTCTTGCTCAAGAGGATAATCAACAGGCATTTTGGAGTATGGTGGCTGTAACGATTATTTCAACCGCTGTTTCAGCAGCGTCAGCTATTTATGACTACGATGTTTGGACGGTCAAGAAAAAAATAATTGTACATACTTTACTGATGTTAGCAACGGTTTATCCGGCATTGCTGATTAGCGGATGGTATGATATCAGCAAACCTAGTGGTTATATTTTTGCTCTGCTCAGTTTTGCTCTGTGGGGCGTCGTGCTGTGCAGTCTAGGTTACTTTATCAGTAAATATATCTTAAAAAATATTCCTGAAGAGACAAAAGAAAAGCAGCAGTAG
- a CDS encoding dihydroorotate dehydrogenase yields MSENRLAVSLPGLDLKNPVMPASGCFGFGQEYAKYYELDRLGSIMIKATTRYPRFGNPTPRVAETPSGMLNAIGLQNPGVDVVLAEKLPWLAQHFPDLPIIANVAGFSDDEYAYVTEKISKAVNVKAVELNISCPNVDHGNAGLLIGQVPELAYKAVKASVVRSEVPVYVKLTPSVADITTVSQAVAAAGAAGFTMINTLVGTRFDLASKKPIIANGQGGMSGPAVFPVALKLIRQVAQTTDLPIIGMGGVDSAEAAIEMMIAGASAVAVGTANFTDPFACLNIIERLPEVMDKYEIRSLESFRAEIRQQLNAS; encoded by the coding sequence ATGTCAGAAAATCGTTTGGCAGTCAGCCTTCCTGGGCTTGACTTGAAGAATCCTGTTATGCCCGCTTCCGGTTGTTTTGGATTTGGGCAGGAGTACGCAAAATATTACGAGTTGGATAGATTGGGTTCTATTATGATTAAAGCCACTACCCGCTATCCTCGTTTCGGCAATCCCACACCTCGTGTGGCAGAAACACCATCTGGGATGCTTAATGCTATCGGGCTGCAGAATCCAGGAGTTGATGTGGTTCTTGCTGAAAAGCTTCCTTGGTTAGCTCAGCATTTTCCTGACTTACCGATTATTGCTAATGTTGCCGGCTTTTCTGATGATGAATACGCCTATGTGACTGAAAAAATTTCTAAAGCAGTCAATGTCAAAGCCGTTGAACTGAATATTTCCTGCCCAAATGTAGATCATGGCAATGCCGGGCTTCTTATCGGTCAGGTCCCTGAGTTGGCTTATAAGGCCGTAAAGGCAAGTGTTGTCCGTTCGGAAGTGCCTGTCTATGTCAAGTTAACGCCTAGTGTCGCAGATATTACAACGGTTTCCCAAGCGGTTGCTGCAGCTGGTGCAGCAGGCTTTACCATGATCAATACGCTGGTTGGAACACGTTTTGATTTAGCAAGTAAAAAACCAATCATCGCCAATGGTCAGGGTGGAATGAGCGGGCCTGCTGTCTTTCCTGTAGCTCTCAAACTGATTCGCCAGGTCGCTCAAACAACTGACTTGCCGATTATTGGTATGGGAGGTGTTGATTCGGCAGAAGCAGCCATTGAAATGATGATTGCAGGAGCATCAGCTGTTGCAGTGGGGACAGCCAATTTTACAGATCCTTTTGCTTGTCTTAATATCATTGAGCGTTTGCCTGAAGTTATGGATAAATATGAAATCCGTTCTCTTGAATCTTTTCGTGCTGAAATCCGTCAGCAGTTAAACGCTTCATAA
- the pyrE gene encoding orotate phosphoribosyltransferase, with product MTLATQIASDLLDIKAVYLQPEPPFTWASGIKSPIYTDNRITLSYPETRTLIENGFVDVIKQHFPEVDVIAGTATAGIPHGAIIADKMNLPFAYIRSKPKDHGAGNQIEGRVTKGQKMVIIEDLISTGGSVLEAAAAAKKEGADVLGVVAIFTYQLPQAEQNFAEAGIKLRTLSNYTELIKVAKVQGYIDARGLQLLKRFKENQENWQD from the coding sequence ATGACATTAGCAACACAGATTGCATCAGACTTGCTTGATATTAAGGCGGTTTATCTACAGCCGGAACCCCCCTTTACATGGGCATCAGGAATAAAATCACCTATTTACACAGATAATCGCATTACTCTGTCTTACCCGGAAACGCGTACTTTAATTGAAAATGGTTTCGTCGATGTTATCAAACAACACTTTCCGGAAGTTGATGTCATTGCCGGAACTGCGACTGCCGGTATCCCACACGGGGCAATCATTGCTGACAAGATGAATTTGCCTTTTGCTTATATTCGTTCAAAACCAAAAGATCATGGAGCTGGCAATCAAATTGAAGGCCGAGTGACCAAAGGACAGAAGATGGTCATTATCGAAGATTTAATCTCCACAGGCGGTTCAGTTCTTGAGGCTGCAGCAGCGGCTAAGAAGGAAGGAGCAGATGTCCTCGGTGTTGTTGCAATTTTCACCTATCAGCTGCCGCAGGCTGAGCAGAATTTTGCGGAAGCGGGCATTAAACTCCGGACGCTTTCAAATTATACCGAACTGATTAAGGTTGCCAAAGTTCAGGGCTATATCGATGCTAGAGGCTTACAGCTTTTAAAGAGGTTTAAAGAAAATCAAGAAAACTGGCAGGACTGA
- a CDS encoding dihydroorotate dehydrogenase electron transfer subunit yields MSTDVQKRTLILKEDMAVISQREIAWGIFEMKLSGDMVDDMKAGQFLHLRIPDSSKLLRRPISISQIDKKSKTATIVYRVEREGTAILSQLSAGDTLDVMGPQGNGFDLSVVAAGQKVLLIGGGIGVPPLVETAKQLASKGAEVVSVLGFSSQKAVILERELNRYGKVYVTTDDGSYGIEGYVSTVIDSMSETFDAVYACGAPGMLKYVDQKFAQHPHAYLSLEARMACGMGACYACVVHLKNQTEAANKRVCEDGPVFATGQIEF; encoded by the coding sequence GTGAGTACAGACGTTCAGAAGAGAACTTTAATTTTAAAAGAAGATATGGCAGTTATCAGTCAGCGGGAAATTGCTTGGGGAATTTTCGAGATGAAACTTTCCGGTGATATGGTTGATGACATGAAAGCAGGTCAGTTTTTGCATTTGCGTATACCGGATTCCAGTAAGCTACTCCGTCGTCCTATTTCCATTTCACAGATCGATAAAAAATCGAAAACCGCAACGATTGTCTATCGTGTGGAGCGCGAAGGGACGGCAATTTTATCTCAGCTGTCTGCAGGCGATACACTTGATGTTATGGGACCGCAGGGGAATGGTTTTGATTTGTCAGTGGTTGCTGCCGGTCAAAAGGTCCTTTTAATTGGCGGTGGTATTGGTGTCCCGCCCTTGGTTGAAACAGCAAAACAGCTGGCATCAAAGGGGGCAGAGGTAGTTTCTGTTCTTGGTTTTTCCAGTCAAAAAGCGGTTATTTTAGAGCGGGAGCTGAACCGCTACGGCAAGGTCTATGTCACAACAGATGATGGCTCTTATGGCATTGAGGGCTATGTATCGACAGTAATTGACAGTATGTCAGAAACCTTTGATGCTGTTTATGCTTGCGGTGCTCCGGGAATGCTTAAATATGTTGATCAAAAATTTGCTCAGCACCCACATGCTTATTTGTCATTGGAAGCACGAATGGCTTGCGGCATGGGAGCCTGCTATGCCTGTGTTGTACATTTGAAAAATCAGACAGAAGCAGCAAATAAACGGGTCTGTGAGGATGGACCTGTCTTTGCGACTGGTCAGATTGAATTCTAA
- a CDS encoding ABC transporter ATP-binding protein — MKIENFNLTINQDLLLDNVSIFFEDEKLNLILGRNGVGKTMLLDLISNLDNNRPSNFYDFPDSRQIIYHSQGLPFIAEATVKDTIALIGDLSKDSPLVFEDLPGRIKSNLAKPFGALSMGERRYLTIWLFLQIERELYIFDEPFANLDLGVVADILSLFYDKLDQGKKLIMTSHQFDFLIPEKTHVAFIENQTIAFNDNLIAFLDRYHSFGQAFGEER; from the coding sequence ATGAAAATAGAAAATTTTAACTTAACTATCAATCAGGACTTGCTATTGGACAATGTCAGTATTTTCTTTGAAGATGAAAAATTAAATTTGATTTTGGGCAGAAATGGTGTCGGCAAAACAATGCTGCTGGATTTGATTTCAAATTTAGACAATAACAGACCTTCAAACTTTTATGACTTTCCTGACAGCAGGCAGATTATATATCACAGTCAGGGACTGCCCTTTATTGCTGAGGCAACAGTGAAAGATACGATTGCCTTAATAGGTGATTTGTCTAAGGATAGTCCTCTTGTTTTTGAGGATCTTCCCGGACGGATTAAAAGTAATCTCGCTAAACCTTTTGGGGCCCTGTCTATGGGAGAAAGAAGATATTTAACTATTTGGCTGTTTTTGCAGATTGAAAGGGAGTTGTACATTTTTGATGAGCCCTTTGCTAATTTAGATTTAGGTGTTGTCGCAGACATTCTATCTCTCTTTTATGATAAGCTTGATCAAGGGAAGAAGCTGATTATGACATCGCATCAGTTTGATTTTTTAATCCCTGAAAAAACACATGTTGCTTTTATTGAAAATCAGACTATAGCCTTTAATGATAATCTTATTGCTTTTTTAGACCGTTATCATTCATTTGGCCAGGCCTTTGGCGAAGAGCGATAA
- a CDS encoding YbhB/YbcL family Raf kinase inhibitor-like protein, protein MKIVTEFDRQVLPDRYSKQTDELVLGNAIVSFPFELTEVPKEAKTLAWTFVDYDSIPVCGFAYIHWCVANIPADKTRIEADFSRLNSQHVRGKNSLVSKFLSTDFSTIENGYIGPYPPDKDHLYTLTVYALDSALNLEQGFFMNELLHALEGHVLAETKLNLIGRY, encoded by the coding sequence ATGAAAATTGTGACTGAATTTGATAGGCAGGTTTTACCGGACCGCTATAGCAAGCAGACAGATGAGCTTGTGCTGGGTAATGCTATCGTATCATTTCCTTTTGAGTTGACAGAGGTTCCGAAAGAGGCTAAAACCTTAGCTTGGACATTTGTAGATTATGATTCAATCCCTGTCTGCGGTTTTGCTTATATTCACTGGTGTGTGGCCAATATTCCAGCCGATAAGACCCGTATTGAAGCGGATTTTTCACGATTGAACAGTCAGCATGTGCGAGGGAAGAACAGCTTAGTCAGCAAGTTTCTGTCAACAGATTTTTCAACTATCGAAAATGGCTATATCGGACCTTACCCGCCGGATAAGGATCACCTCTATACTTTGACTGTTTATGCCTTGGATAGTGCACTTAATTTGGAGCAGGGCTTTTTTATGAATGAGCTTCTTCACGCTCTTGAGGGCCATGTCTTGGCTGAAACGAAACTTAATCTTATCGGAAGGTACTAG